In one Oryza glaberrima chromosome 2, OglaRS2, whole genome shotgun sequence genomic region, the following are encoded:
- the LOC127764118 gene encoding uncharacterized protein LOC127764118, producing the protein MAARVSSRLTIWFTADRSRERDYVKSVAEVGDLAGDAEQRRGGDELEHGEGGARVVGVKDGEGEAALDVVDERVANAGVLAAAVALHVGRPLRRPRVERPSQKPLLVGGGGAADGEDACDGVGPVLEQAVALRRQHERLPPRGEHAPGAVHRRRPHLDHPPAAAASLYSRSARAIRCFTATAASSSVPSDPPPPPSLPPAHARIQTNTFISWTISTRSCRSTSSNQTHRRLH; encoded by the exons ATGGCCGCCCGGGTCTCATCTCGATTGACTATCTGGTTCACGGCAG atagatcgagagagagagattacgTGAAGAGCGTTGCAGAGgttggcgacctcgccggagacgcGGAGCAGCGGCGCGGTGGTGACGAGCTCGAGCACGGCGAGGGGGGAGCTCGCGTCGTCGGGGTCAAGGATGGGGAGGGCGAGGCTGCCCTGGATGTCGTAGATGAGCGCGTAGCTAATGCGGGCGTACTCGCCGCTGCCGTAGCACTGCACGTTGGGCGTCCACTCCGGCGCCCCCGCGTCGAACGCCCTAGCCAGAAGCCcctgctcgtcggcggcggcggcgccgccgacggggaAGACGCGTGTGATGGAGTCGGTCCTGTACTGGAACAGGCGGTGGCACTACGACGCCAGCACGAACGGCTGCCCCCGCGTGGCGAGCACGCACCAGGCGCCGTCCATCGCCGGCGCCCACACCTGGaccatccacccgccgccgccgcctccttgtaCAGCCGCAGTGCCCGCGCGATCCGCTGCTTCACCGCGacagccgcctcctcctccgtccccagcgatccccctccccctccctcgctCCCACCTGCGCACGCACGCATACAAACAAACACCTTCATCTCATGGACCATCTCGACGCGTTCTTGCAGATCAACAAGCTCAAATCAAACGCATCGGCGCCTACACTGA